A genomic stretch from Pochonia chlamydosporia 170 chromosome 4, whole genome shotgun sequence includes:
- a CDS encoding peptidase M61 domain-containing protein (similar to Beauveria bassiana ARSEF 2860 XP_008597612.1), producing MSSSSNPTLKLHLTPNVDDSGTVKSLSARLTIGGLQRGLQGGSPYNSEEPIFLFTNDTDGNSGDVIAKRGIRIEDDNGPVNTSAKSCDGSLAVYADRDIQGDASIQFNTYPQDTNHRSDSGLRRENGGLVGIGTFLPRPYTKGTYDITISTDTTSTAKIVTSLGEGATGAETTLQECIFMIGNVHSYPAEHTSGSGSCATYWLSDLPRPLDAVKDFSNNMFPHLSKFFKDEHGSYRAFLAKVPNVVGRLTGQTTTSVVNVIRHQPFNPAGPKAMAKAYNKFNVPMPSALASTVSQIGNDTSCLGASLIEYDADTASGSDWSLVRVFNKSMIKTWAQLDPEDDGTPNDWFSEGLSNLYTIYLPFRFKQRSPDYFRATLNANLTAYFTNPLINTPLSELPPASTTWHVEALRQSRFCIYMIRMDCFTRRASVARDAGVERPIDEIVADISVRRRKGEKVQEKDWLKYIGDWIGHEEAKRHLDEMKSGKTLDLEDMKTAFGGIDAVEGTMMQMGFDRVSLTNGLVSGVIDGSNASVAGLKDGDEIMWHSRVGECEADCGNKFTVKVRRDGEEREIEYLSREDKVVRMWRSIEKET from the exons atgtcttcttcatcaaatCCCACACTTAAACTTCATTTAACTCCCAATGTTGATGATTCGGGTACTGTCAAGTCTCTTTCGGCGAGACTCACTATTGGCGGCCTCCAAAGAGGCCTCCAGGGAGGCAGCCCATACAATTCAGAGGAGCCCATTTTCTTATTTACGAATGATACCGATGGTAACTCCGGAGATGTTATTGCTAAGAGAGGCATACGAATTGAAGACGACAATGGACCAGTTAACACTTCCGCGAAGAGTTGTGATGGCTCCTTGGCAGTCTACGCAGATAGGGACATACAAGGCGATGCGTCAATCCAGTTTAATACCTATCCCCAGGATACAAACCATAGAAGCGATAGTGGTCTTCGTCGAGAAAATGGTGgccttgttggcattggGACGTTTCTACCCCGTCCCTACACCAAAGGGACATATGACATCACCATCAGTACCGATACaaccagcacagccaagataGTCACCTCACTCGGCGAAGGAGCCACTGGAGCTGAAACGACTCTCCAGGAATGTATATTCATGATAGGAAATGTACACAGCTACCCAGCTGAGCATACATCGGGCTCAGGCTCCTGCGCAACATACTGGCTATCCGACCTGCCGCGTCCTCTTGACGCCGTCAAAGACTTCAGCAACAATATGTTCCCTCACCTTTCGAAGTTCTTCAAGGACGAGCACGGAAGTTATCGCGCctttcttgccaaagtcccaAACGTAGTGGGACGACTTACAGGACAAACCACGACATCAGTAGTCAATGTCATTCGCCATCAGCCCTTCAACCCTGCAGGTCCGaaagccatggccaaagcttACAACAAGTTCAACGTACCAATGCCCTCGGCCCTTGCATCGACAGTGTCACAAATAGGCAACGACACCTCCTGCCTAGGCGCAAGCTTGATCGAGTACGACGCGGACACAGCCTCCGGCTCCGACTGGTCATTAGTCAGAGTATTCAACAAGAGCATGATAAAGACCTGGGCTCAACTTGATCCTGAAGACGACGGAACACCAAACGACTGGTTCTCAGAAG GCCTATCCAACCTATACACAATCTACCTCCCGTTTCGCTTCAAGCAACGCAGTCCAGATTACTTCCGCGCCACCCTCAACGCCAATCTCACAGCATACTTTACAAACCCACTCATCAACACACCTCTATCTGAGCTGcccccagcttcaacaacatggcacGTGGAAGCGCTTCGCCAGTCCAGATTCTGCATATACATGATACGCATGGACTGCTTCACCCGGCGAGCAAGTGTCGCTCGTGACGCCGGCGTAGAACGACCCATAGATGAGATCGTGGCAGATATAAGCGTCCGTCGAAGAAAAGGCGAAAAGGTTCAGGAGAAGGATTGGTTGAAGTATATCGGAGATTGGATTGGACATGAAGAGGCGAAGCGGCATTtggatgagatgaagagTGGAAAGACGCTTGATTTGGAGGACATGAAGACTGCTTTTGGGGGGATAGATGCCGTTGAAGGGACGATGATGCAAATGGGCTTCGATCGAGTGAGCTTGACGAACGGTCTGGTGAGCGGGGTGATTGATGGGTCGAATGCTTCTGTGGCTGGGTTGAAGGACGGTGATGAGATTATGTGGCATTCACGGGTGGGAGAGTGTGAAGCAGACTGTGGAAATAAGTTTACGGTGAAAGTACGTCGTGATGGGGAGGAGAGAGAAATCGAGTACCTGTCCAGGGAGGACAAGGTAGTTAGGATGTGGAGGTCTATCGAGAAAGAGACTTAG
- a CDS encoding WW domain-containing protein, which translates to MSVQGLTNQFGGMGFGGSPQPDNQNYGGHGQYSANQGGPPPPQPAYQPPSDKPPLPQGWTPYFDQQHQRWYYVEEATGKTQWEAPGYSPPPMQSPPMQSPPPGSAYAGYDEVQTKGDKGGKKGHGGGGMLLGAAGGLAAGAIGGAVLHHALHDSDSSDDERHDHQSYVAPTAAAAAAPAVTNVYQTEYVTYNNAPPAMYAANRYDSDRESLDEARQDVYEARQDYQEALENAASSSASSSDREELEERREELYEAEEEYAEEYDDYYED; encoded by the exons ATGTCGGTTCAGGGCCTCACCAACCAATTTGGGGGTATGGGATTTGGCGGTTCACCCCAGCCAG ATAACCAAAACTATGGGGGTCACGGCCAGTATAGCGCAAATCAAGGaggtcctcctccgcctcaaCCCGCATATCAACCACCCTCAGACAAGCCACCCTTGCCTCAGGGTTGGACTCCGTACTTcgaccagcaacaccagcgATGGTACTATGTAGAAGAGGCAACGGGTAAGACACAATGGGAAGCACCAGGCTACAGCCCGCCGCCAATGCAAAGTCCCCCTATGCAAAGTCCTCCTCCAGGGAGCGCCTATGCAGGGTACGACGAGGTCCAAACCAAAGGCGataaaggaggaaagaagggacatggtggaggagggaTGCTTCTTGGTGCTGCCGGTGGTCTTGCTGCTGGCGCTATCGGCGGAGCTGTGCTTCACCATGCTCTCCATGACAGCGACAGCAGCGACGATGAAAGGCATGACCACCAGTCTTATGTTGCTCCCACCGCAGCggctgcagcagctccagctgtgACCAACGTCTACCAGACGGAGTATGTTACATACAACAACGCTCCTCCTGCCATGTATGCCGCCAATAGATACGACAGCGACCGAGAGTCGCTCGACGAGGCTCGCCAGGACGTTTACGAGGCACGCCAGGACTATCAAGAGGCGTTGGAGAATGCCGCCAGCTCGAGTGCTAGTAGCAGTGACAGAGAGGAGTTGGAAGAGCGACGAGAGGAATTGTACGAAGCGGAGGAAGAGTATGCGGAGGAGTATGATGACTACTATGAAGACTAA
- a CDS encoding caspase-like protein (similar to Thielavia terrestris NRRL 8126 XP_003656153.1), producing MSGYPGQGHYGAAQHHGGGGGFPPGQGPGFGYGYGNYGGPPQGPPQGNYGPPPGQYNSPPPGNYGPPQGNYGPPPGQYNSPPPGNYGPPQGNYGPPPPGPRPPSGQPPPGYGHSPQPQYARPPPANPPPPGYDAYGYPMQGGNYAYRAQAGPPPPTAPQQFGHGAPQGYTFQYSNCTGRRKALLIGINYFGQKGELRGCINDVHNVSNFLVERYGYKREDMVILTDDQQNPVMRPTKDNMIRAMGWLVKDARPNDALFFHYSGHGGQTEDVDGDEDDGYDEVIYPVDHRQVGHIVDDEIHFRLVKPLQPGVRLTAIFDSCHSATAMDLPYVYSTKGILKEPNLAKEAGQGLLSALGSYARGDMAGVASTVFGFAKTAFKGDDAYNKTKDTRTSPADVIMWSGSKDDQTSADATIANQATGAMSWAFITALKQNPKQSYVELLNSIRDVLASKYTQKPQLSCSHPLAL from the exons ATGTCTGGCTATCCTGGGCAAGGCCACTACGGTGCCGCACAGCATcacggaggaggaggaggtttcCCGCCTGGCCAAGGTCCTGGCTTTGGGTATGGGTACGGAAACTATGGCGGACCTCCTCAAGGCCCTCCCCAAGGCAACTATGGTCCTCCTCCCGGGCAATATaattcaccaccacccgGTAATTACGGACCTCCTCAAGGCAATTATGGACCGCCCCCGGGCCAGTATAATTCACCACCTCCAGGAAACTACGGTCCTCCTCAGGGAAATTATGGCCCGCCTCCTCCAGGGCCGCGTCCACCGTCTGGACAGCCGCCTCCCGGCTATGGGCATAGCCCTCAACCTCAATATGCTCGTCCGCCGCCGGCCAACCCACCGCCTCCGGGTTACGATGCTTACGGTTATCCGATGCAAGGAGGAAATTATGCCTACCGCGCCCAAGCCGGTCCTCCCCCTCCGACTGCTCCACAGCAGTTTGGTCACGGCGCTCCCCAAGGCTATACGTTCCAGTATTCCAACTGTACCGGTCGTCGCAAGGCCCTCTTGATCGGCATTAACTACTTCGGGCAGAAAGGAGAGCTTCGCGGATGCATCAATGATGTCCACAACGTATCGAACTTCTTGGTCGAGCGATACGGCTATAAGCGGGAGGATATGGTGATTCTGACGGACGACCAGCAGAATCCCGTTATGCGACCAACTAAAGATAACATGATTCGCGCCATGGGCTGGCTTGTCAAAGATGCTCGACCCAATGATGCGCTTTTCTTCCATTACTCTG GCCACGGTGGACAGACCGAGGATGTCGACggcgacgaagacgatggcTATGACGAGGTGATTTACCCGGTTGATCACCGACAAGTTGGACACATTGTCGATGACGAGATCCATttccgtctggtcaagcctcTCCAGCCTGGAGTCCGATTGACGGCCATCTTCGACTCTTGCCACTCAGCCACTGCAATGGATCTCCCGTATGTCTACTCCACCAAGGGTATATTGAAGGAGCCAAACCTTGCCAAGGAAGCCGGTCAAGGTCTACTTAGTGCTTTGGGATCTTATGCTCGCGGTGATATGGCTGGAGTAGCGAGCACCGTCTTTGGTTTTGCCAAAACCGCATTCAAAGGTGACGATGCGTATAACAAGACCAAGGACACGAGAACTTCACCGGCCGACGTTATCATGTGGTCTGGAAGCAAAGACGACCAAACATC CGCCGATGCCACAATTGCCAACCAGGCCACTGGTGCCATGTCCTGGGCCTTCATCACGGCTTTGAAGCAGAACCCTAAACAGAGCTACGTGGAGCTCCTGAACAGCATTCGAGATGTCCTTGCATCCAAGTACACTCAGAAGCCCCAGCTGTCTTGCAGTCACCCATTGG CGCTTTAA
- a CDS encoding ribosomal assembly complex component (similar to Colletotrichum gloeosporioides Nara gc5 XP_007273677.1) codes for MLSEDIISSVCGPPIAANTAVSKDIGIYAHSLTPSWATKSTFKKSSAPRHCVAVSETHIFAAQDQKAHVHVYSRDRGNQEALVAFPERIRSLALAHNVLILGTSEGRLILWEICTGRQITTPACHVQAVTCLAVTPYHILSASEDSNIHVWSLSRLLEFGVDAGHEPDLTLSNHRGAITDLVVGSSTNPETSLCVSASTDKTCILWNYQTGQVLRTLLFPSSPICASLDASARALFVCAEDGGLYLVELFGDKPLIGSRSAELSSIVVQVNAPLGVTDTEDGPASCLMLGYDGTSVLTGHTKGKIFRWSLMDNSHPAELANLNASVTNLVPMPLISSPQPFKVVNVVKPNQTQRQYTITSQLQGDLEHIDRFSHILGSQGLPTDTIENAMASFLDSPSVNKDDSKLLKENEELKAIIEEQKELQRATLLQSAGGKTS; via the exons ATGCTGTCTGAGGACATCATTTCGTCCGTATGTGGCCCGCCAATTGCTGCAAACACGGCGGTTTCGAAAGACATCGGCATATATGCCCACTCTCTGACACCCTCATGGGCGACCAAATCTACTTTCAAGAAGAGTTCTGCTCCACGTCACTGCGTTGCTGTGAGCGAGACACACATCTTTGCTGCCCAGGATCAAAAGGCTCATGTACACGTTTATTCCCGGGACCGTGGCAACCAAGAAGCCCTGGTGGCCTTTCCAGAACGAATTCGTAGTCTGGCACTGGCACACAATGTTCTCATATTGGGCACATCTGAGGGGCGATTGATTCTGTGGGAA ATTTGCACCGGGAGACAAATCACGACACCTGCTTGTCATGTCCAGGCAGTCACTTGCTTGGCCGTCACCCCTTATCACATTCTTTCAGCATCTGAAGACTCCAACATTCATGTTTGGTCACTATCACGCCTCCTCgagtttggtgttgacgcAGGACATGAGCCTGATCTGACCTTGTCCAATCATAGGGGTGCCATCACTGATCTCGTTGTTGGGTCTAGCACCAACCCCGAAACAAGTCTTTGTGTATCCGCCAGCACCGACAAGACATGTATTTTGTGGAACTATCAAACGGGGCAAGTATTGCGAACTCTACTGTTTCCATCTTCGCCCATCTGTGCCTCGTTAGATGCTTCTGCTCGAGCTCTTTTCGTCTgtgctgaagatggaggGCTGTATCTCGTCGAGCTATTTGGAGATAAGCCGCTCATTGGATCGCGAAGCGCAGAGCTCTCCTCTATTGTTGTCCAAGTGAATGCCCCCCTGGGAGTTACTGACACAGAGGACGGCCCTGCTTCATGTCTAATGTTGGGCTACGATGGGACGTCTGTGCTGACTGGACATACGAAAGGGAAGATTTTCCGCTGGAGTCTCATGGACAATTCGCATCCTGCGGAGCTGGCTAATCTCAACGCATCCGTTACGAATCTCGTTCCCATGCCCCTAATATCGTCTCCTCAGCCATTCAAAGTTGTCAATGTGGTAAAACCTAATCAGACGCAGCGACAGTACACTATTACTAGTCAATTGCAAGGGGATTTGGAACACATTGACCGATTCAGTCATATTCTCGGCTCGCAAGGACTGCCCACTGACACAATTGAGAACGCAATGGCCTCGTTCCTTGACTCCCCGTCAGTCAACAAAGATGACTCAAAGTTGCTTAAAGAGAATGAGGAGCTGAAAGCAATCATCGAGGAACAGAAGGAACTTCAAAGAGCTACTCTGCTACAGAGTGCCGGCGGGAAAACATCATGA
- a CDS encoding reductase (similar to Metarhizium acridum CQMa 102 XP_007810772.1), whose translation MKILILGGTKFAGLHAAKEAVSKGHQVTLFNRGTHPAPDGVTSIVGDRLAPNGYASLDGRTFDVVIDTWSTDPTAVQKAVDALRGRVGHYIYISTLSVYNFEEGNAPYNESTPLFDPEKTDVQYIKDKVRGESFISDSGIRHTFIRPGVILGPDESVWRLPWWLLRMKRGGKTLAPGPRDLQLQFIDVRDLAKFTIHAAEEKLEGPYNLVSEMNHVSFGSFLDTANKVAGSNAELCWLDAEKVIEAGVGPWVEMPMWLPPGDLSVYSSDVSKALGAGLTVRLAKDTISDTWEWVTSLKKLPDTVKVGLDPAKEKEVLEKYCQG comes from the coding sequence ATGAAGATACTTATCCTCGGAGGCACCAAGTTCGCTGGCCTTCATGCCGCAAAAGAAGCCGTTTCCAAAGGCCATCAAGTAACCCTCTTTAACCGCGGAACTCACCCAGCTCCAGATGGAGTAACCAGCATAGTGGGCGACCGTCTCGCCCCGAACGGGTACGCTTCCCTTGACGGCCGCACCTTCGATGTTGTAATTGACACTTGGTCTACGGATCCGACTGCCGTCCAGAAAGCGGTGGACGCACTTCGTGGACGAGTTGGCCATTACATATACATTTCAACTCTAAGTGTCTACAATTTTGAGGAAGGGAATGCTCCTTACAACGAGTCAACGCCGTTGTTTGACCCGGAAAAAACGGACGTTCAGTATATTAAAGACAAGGTTAGAGGTGAATCATTCATTTCTGACTCTGGCATTCGGCACACGTTCATCAGACCTGGGGTGATTCTGGGCCCTGATGAATCAGTATGGCGCCTGCcctggtggttgttgagaatgaaACGAGGTGGGAAGACATTGGCGCCGGGTCCTAGAgacctgcagctgcagtTTATTGATGTTCGggacttggccaagtttaCAATTCATGCCGCagaggagaagctggagggGCCGTATAATCTTGTCTCGGAGATGAATCATGTCTCGTTTGGAAGTTTCCTCGATACTGCAAACAAGGTTGCTGGAAGTAATGCAGAACTCTGCTGGCTGGATGCGGAGAAGGTTATCGAGGCTGGCGTTGGACCGTGGGTTGAAATGCCAATGTGGCTGCCACCAGGTGATTTGTCCGTGTATTCCTCTGATGTAAGTAAAGCACTTGGGGCTGGGCTCACGGTGCGCTTGGCCAAGGATACAATTTCTGATACGTGGGAGTGGGTGACatcgttgaagaagcttccGGATACTGTGAAAGTCGGACTGGATCccgccaaggagaaggaagtCCTAGAGAAGTACTGCCAAGGATAA
- a CDS encoding short chain dehydrogenase (similar to Colletotrichum graminicola M1.001 XP_008100522.1) — translation MTLHRKTVIVTGAAGGLGRQIALTYLQRGANVVICDVNEARLTAVCEELASVYPGNVVFHITDVTDEIAVQQLIESTVQRFGRVDVVVNNAAVMDTFDPAATCTKSLWDSVIAVNLTGPFLVTKHAVAQMEKQERQGGLIINIGSNASFKGLAGGIAYVASKHGIVGVTKNTASFYGKKGIYSVALLLGCMTDTNIGDAFAQGLNHEGLGMMQTTQPAMEAVPTEHVARYAAFLSEEGIAKSANGSCIVINGNWPEA, via the coding sequence ATGACGCTTCATCGCAAAACCGTCATCGTCACAGGCGCGGCAGGTGGACTCGGTCGTCAAATCGCACTAACATACCTCCAACGAGGTGCCAACGTCGTCATCTGCGATGTAAACGAGGCCCGTCTCACTGCTGTGTGCGAAGAACTCGCCTCCGTGTACCCCGGCAACGTGGTCTTTCACATCACAGACGTCACGGATGAAATCGCCGTTCAACAACTCATCGAATCTACAGTTCAAAGATTCGGCCGGGTAGACGTGGTGGTCAACAATGCCGCCGTGATGGATACCTTTGACCCAGCTGCCACATGCACCAAGAGCCTATGGGATTCAGTGATCGCCGTCAACCTCACGGGTCCGTTTTTGGTCACAAAACACGCCGTGGCGCAGATGGAGAAGCAAGAACGACAAGGCGgactcatcatcaacattggctcGAATGCCTCGTTCAAGGGATTGGCCGGGGGCATCGCGTATGTAGCATCGAAGCATGGCATTGTGGGCGTGACGAAGAACACGGCCAGTTTTTATGGGAAGAAGGGCATTTATTCTGTTGCCCTGTTACTCGGATGTATGACGGACACGAATATCGGAGATGCGTTTGCGCAGGGTTTGAACCACGAGGGGTTGGGGATGATGCAGACGACGCAGCCGGCGATGGAGGCTGTTCCGACAGAGCATGTGGCGAGGTATGCTGCGTTTTTGAGTGAGGAGGGTATCGCAAAAAGTGCAAACGGAAGCTGTATCGTGATTAACGGGAATTGGCCAGAGGCATGA
- a CDS encoding acetylxylan esterase (similar to Verticillium dahliae VdLs.17 XP_009650845.1) has protein sequence MFQSKLALLSTYALLASAQSCPSIHVFGARETTVSPGYGSAGALIDMIKAAHPGTTSEAIVYPACGGQSSCGGVAYGDSARQGTIAVAAAVNAFHSQCPTTQLILVGYSQGGQIMDNALCGGGDPGAGISDTSVPISSSAVAMIKAAIFMGDPRYEYGFTYEVGTCRAGGFDARPASFKCPNASKIQSYCDSQDPYCCTGNDANHHQQYVSIYGQQAMTFINGKLSGNSGGGSDPGNGGTGTCAALWGQCGGMGWTGPTCCAQGSCKAANAYYSQCLN, from the exons ATGTTCCAATCAAAACTGGCACTCCTCTCCACGTACGCCTTACTCGCGTCTGCACAATCATGCCCCTCAATTCACGTGTTTGGTGCCCGTGAAACGACCGTATCTCCAGGCTATGGCTCCGCCGGCGCCCTGATTGACATGATCAAGGCAGCTCACCCGGGCACCACATCTGAAGCCATTGTCTACCCAGCTTGCGGGGGACAATCTTCCTGCGGGGGAGTCGCGTACGGCGATTCCGCGAGACAGGGAACaattgctgttgctgcggCCGTGAATGCATTTCACTCGCAGTGTCCGACAACTCAGCTCATCCTGGTGGGATACTCGCAG GGCGGCCAAATCATGGATAATGCTTTGTGCGGCGGAGGTGATCCCGGCGCAGGCATATCCGATACATCTGTTCCCATTTCCTCCAGCGCGGTTGCCATGATCAAAGCTGCCATCTTCATGGGCGACCCGCGATACGAGTACGGATTCACATACGAAGTTGGAACTTGTCGAGCCGGCGGC TTTGACGCCCGTCCCGCGAGCTTCAAATGCCCCAACGCATCCAAGATCCAGTCCTACTGCGACTCCCAGGATCCATACTGCTGCACCGGCAACGACGCgaaccaccaccagcaatacGTGAGTATCTACGGACAGCAGGCAATGACGTTCATCAACGGCAAGCTGAGTGGTAATTCTGGCGGTGGCTCTGATCCCGGGAACGGGGGAACTGGAACATGTGCTGCGTTATGGGGGCAGTGCGGCGGGATGGGATGGACGGGACCAACGTGCTGTGCGCAGGGGAGCTGTAAGGCTGCTAATGCGTATTACTCGCAGTGTCTGAATTAG
- a CDS encoding glutathione S-transferase (similar to Arthroderma otae CBS 113480 XP_002846004.1) has product MELLYQTHSPYARKVLVFAHEVGLAPSLKVIHHETSPLWRNQDVYAQNPLGKVPVLIRPDLPAIFDSDVICAYLDTLHSGRRLIPVGGESRWQALRIQSVAQGLADIGIAVRWETARRPEPLRYPDLCSGLIQKLTESYDWLEKELDVDTPIHVGHIALATALSWLEFRDLPSFRGRPRLGAWFEAFQKRPSMLATPLLGDTKDEKD; this is encoded by the coding sequence ATGGAGCTCCTCTACCAAACTCACTCCCCCTACGCCCGCAAGGTGCTAGTCTTCGCACACGAAGTCGGCCTCGCCCCGTCCCTCAAAGTCATTCACCACGAAACCAGTCCCTTATGGCGAAACCAAGACGTATATGCTCAAAATCCCCTTGGCAAAGTCCCTGTATTGATCCGACCTGATCTACCCGCCATCTTCGACTCCGATGTAATTTGCGCATACCTGGACACTTTACACTCTGGGAGACGGCTTATTCCTGTCGGTGGCGAAAGTCGTTGGCAAGCATTGCGCATTCAATCTGTGGCACAGGGACTAGCGGACATTGGCATTGCGGTTCGTTGGGAGACGGCGAGGCGGCCAGAACCTTTGCGTTACCCAGATCTTTGCAGCGGGTTGATTCAAAAGTTGACTGAGAGCTACGACTGGTTGGAGAAAgaacttgatgttgatacgCCGATCCATGTTGGACATATTGCGCTCGCAACTGCTTTGAGCTGGTTGGAGTTTCGGGATTTGCCTAGTTTCAGAGGTAGACCAAGACTTGGAGCTTGGTTTGAAGCGTTTCAGAAGCGGCCAAGTATGTTGGCTACCCCGTTATTGGGCGATACTAAGGATGAGAAAGACTAA
- a CDS encoding AAA domain-containing protein, whose amino-acid sequence MEMPRDQLLSYLTSKIPHSGTDCVLVAVDGRDGAGKTVFADELAGKCRQTLSSDVIRISIDDFHNTREKRYCRGPKSPEGFYLDSYDYDQFRSHVLEPLGPNGSRKFRKRGHDLLTDRVIEDEPEAEAKPGSVVIVDGIFLHRPELEKAWNMSVFLDVSAEVCAQRMLVRDGSAPQLVPTDRYFGGQKMYLDTCEPESKADFVVDNSRPDVAILKKPILYEFEMVRTPGSGRSIRMADRDIVLHHTKT is encoded by the exons ATGGAGATGCCACGGGACCAGCTCCTCAGCTACTTAACATCCAAGATACCTCACTCTGGCACCGACTGCGTTCTTGTCGCTGTAGATGGACGCGACGGAGCCGGTAAAACCGTCTTCGCAGACGAGCTAGCCGGAAAATGTCGCCAAACTCTTTCGTCAGACGTAATACGAATATCCATTGACGATTTTCACAACACTCGTGAAAAGCGTTACTGTCGTGGCCCCAAGTCCCCAGAAGGGTTCTATCTCGACAGCTACGACTACGATCAATTTCGGAGCCATGTGTTGGAGCCCCTGGGTCCCAATGGATCGAGAAAGTTTAGGAAACGCGGCCACGACTTGCTTACGGATCGCGTCATTGAAGATGAGCCGGAAGCTGAAGCCAAGCCGGGGTCTGTTGTTATAGTGGACGGCATATTCTTACACCGCCCAGAACTTGAAAAGGCTTGGAACATGTCTGTATTTCTGGATGTTTCGGCGGAAGTTTGCGCGCAGAGGATGCTGGTTCGTGATGGGAGTGCGCCGCAGCTTGTTCCTACGGATAGGTACTTTGGAGGACAGAAGATGTACCTGGACACTTGCGAACCAGAGAGTAAGGCAGACTTTGTTGTGGATAACTCGAGGCCTGATGTTGCGATATTGAAGAAGCCGATATTATA TGAGTTTGAAATGGTTCGGACTCCAGGCTCTGGGAGGTCTATCCGCATGGCTGATAGAGATATTGTGTTGCACCATACCAAGACTTGA